In a single window of the Desulfuromonadaceae bacterium genome:
- the murG gene encoding undecaprenyldiphospho-muramoylpentapeptide beta-N-acetylglucosaminyltransferase, whose product MKLLLAGGGTGGHLFPAVALAERLMEVDSESQVLFVGTERGLEARILPQLGWRLKTIDIRGLMGQGWKRKVMLVPLLMRSIMQSIRILTEFKPDIIVGVGGYASAPVLLAATLTGRHYLIHEQNATPGLTNRLLGRWAVRVCVSHQSTESAFARQRTVVTGNPLRRGFSDCPQLPDGPPLLLVFGGSQGARAINDALIAALPTLTTEQPQLKIIHQTGEDDCCRVRAAYQVNGRNGDEVTPFITDMARAYAAATLIVCRAGATTIAELTAAGRPAIMIPFPAAAADHQTVNAAMLAQKGAGLLLSQRKLTGATLSKLVDDLLHDRRRLETMAAAARSLGRPAATDALLRECQSLVEG is encoded by the coding sequence ATGAAATTGCTTCTGGCCGGTGGTGGCACCGGCGGTCATTTGTTCCCCGCAGTGGCGTTGGCGGAACGATTGATGGAAGTCGACAGTGAGTCACAGGTTCTCTTTGTCGGTACCGAGCGGGGGCTGGAAGCACGTATTTTGCCGCAACTTGGCTGGCGGTTGAAAACCATTGATATTCGTGGGCTGATGGGGCAAGGCTGGAAACGCAAAGTGATGTTAGTGCCGCTGCTGATGCGCAGCATAATGCAATCGATCCGTATCCTGACTGAATTCAAGCCGGATATCATCGTTGGTGTCGGTGGCTATGCCTCGGCTCCGGTGTTGCTGGCGGCGACGCTGACCGGGCGCCACTATCTGATTCATGAACAGAATGCAACGCCGGGATTGACCAATCGTCTGCTCGGGCGCTGGGCGGTGCGTGTTTGCGTTTCGCACCAAAGCACTGAATCCGCCTTTGCACGCCAGCGGACCGTGGTCACCGGCAATCCGTTGCGGCGCGGTTTCAGTGATTGCCCGCAACTGCCTGACGGGCCACCGTTGCTGCTCGTTTTCGGCGGCAGTCAGGGGGCACGGGCGATCAATGATGCGCTTATTGCGGCCCTGCCGACGCTGACGACGGAACAACCGCAGCTGAAGATCATTCATCAGACCGGTGAGGATGATTGCTGCCGGGTGCGGGCGGCGTACCAGGTAAACGGTCGGAACGGTGACGAGGTTACCCCGTTTATTACCGATATGGCCCGCGCCTACGCTGCCGCCACGCTGATCGTGTGCCGTGCCGGGGCGACCACCATTGCCGAATTGACGGCCGCCGGTCGTCCGGCGATCATGATCCCGTTTCCGGCGGCGGCGGCAGATCACCAGACCGTCAACGCTGCGATGCTGGCACAAAAAGGGGCGGGGCTGCTGTTGTCACAACGCAAACTGACCGGCGCAACATTGAGTAAGCTGGTTGACGATCTGCTCCATGATCGTCGTCGGCTTGAGACGATGGCGGCTGCCGCGCGCAGCCTTGGTCGCCCCGCTGCAACCGACGCGCTGTTGCGTGAATGTCAGTCGCTGGTCGAAGGATAG